The nucleotide window TTCCTCGTTGGTGCGCCGCCAGATAGTCGACGCCCGAGTGGGAGACCGTCGCCCGGTGGAGGAGGTGCTGTGAAGTCACCAGACGTGTGCCAGTCCGTGCCATTGAGGTTGACGGCGCATCCTGCCGTTCGGAGCCGGGTCGCCAATGCCTGGCGACTCGCCGGGTTGTTGGACAGTCGGATTGCATGGCGTCCAGCAACATCACTGAACGGTCGCACCTCACCCACTTCCACGAGCACCGTTCGCTTGGCGTCACGGCCTAACGCCATGCCAGCTTCGAACAGCACGTTGGGACGAGCTTGTGGCGCGGGCCGCGTTTCATGATCATTCTCGCCATGGCCGTAGCGGGGCTGTAGATACGCCACCTCATCGGGTGTCATCAGGACGACTACAGCAGTTGCATGCTCGAAGGCGGCATCGAGCACCTGCCCGATGTAGGGAGAGCCCTCGCCTGTGAGTTCAACAGCGCTTGTCCACTCCATTGGTGACAAGTTGATACTCCGTAGGAAATCGAATATCGATCTACGGAGCGCCTCATTGCGACCATGCACGACGAACACGGAGCGATTATTACTCGGACTGTTCAAGTGGGTCTCCTCCTAGAGAATCAGGCTCATCTTCGGTGGACAAGCTTCACCCGCCACGATAGATGGTGCTCCTGACAAACGCTGGGCATCTGGTCGTCGGTGCTGCATAAGCCGAACCCTCTGCGCGCGATGGGCGCGCCGCCGGCTAGCTAACTGGCCGAAAGCCGGTCCTTCTGGCTGTGAGGTTGACCGTCGCCTACTTTGGGAAGTACCGCCAAGTGCCCTCTGTGAAGATGTCCACAGCGTCGTCGGTCACGCTGATGGCCGTCTGATCATCGATGGCGTAGGACGGGTGGCCTATACCGGCCGCCCATCTTTCTGCTGCCGCAAGCGAATTGCCGGGTCCCCCATCCGGCGCGAGGTGCGGACAGATTGAAAAGTGAACTACTCCCAATGCGCTGTCGTCACCCGTTGCCGGCTTCCAGCCGACGAACTCTCGACCGATCTGCGGAGTCATCACCATGCTGCCAGCGCTCATCCCAACCCACACAGTTTTCGTCAGGGACAGGAACATGTCGGCCAGACCCGAGTGCTGCAGCCAGTGGTTGAGGTATAGCGCGTCACCGCCAGCCGCCAGTAACACGTCGGTCTCAAGAACGAGTGGCTTCCACCGCTCTTCATCGATGCTCGGCAGCGCAGTCAATTCCAGCACGCCGACCGATCTCCATCCCAAGTTGACCATGGGATTCTCGGATCTCCCGCTGATAAATTCCCAGGCCTTGACGCCGGGGCCGACCCACGGGTGACCATATTGGGCGGTGGGAATGCACAGTGCGCTGGACTCGCTGATGGGCTTGCCGAGAAGTTGTTCGAGCGCAGTGAGGATCGTTGGATTGGTGACGCCCGCCGAAGTGAGAAGAAGCTTCACGGCGCCATCTTAGTGGCTGCGGCTGCCGCTGCCACTCGAACGGCCATCAGATGCACGTAAACCCGGCACGATGAAAAGCCCCGTGAAGGCCCGATAAGTGCAACACTGAAATGGTGAAGATCGGCTACGCGCGAGTCTCTACACACGAACAAGACCTAACCATTCAAAGGGAAGGCCTGGCCGCTCTCGGAGTAGAGGCGGACAACACTTACGTCGACCACGGGCTGACCGGCACCAACCGCGCTCGCCCCGGACTCCTTCAGGCAATGGCGGCCGTGAGAACAGGTGACACCCTCGTCGTCACCAAACTTGACCGGCTTGCGCGGTCGCTGCCGGACGCGCGGGACATCGCCGATGAACTCACCCGAAAAGGTGTGTCGCTAAGCCTGGGTAACAGCGTCTACGATCCGACTGACCCGGTGGGCCGTCTCATGTTCAACGTGCTCGGCATGGTCGCCGAGTTCGAGTCAGACCTGATTCGAGCCCGCACGCGCGAAGGCATGGCCGTTGCGAAAGCCAAAGGCCGGCTGCGGGGCAAGCCACCCAAACTGTCTCTCACTCGCCGCCGTCACCTATACGAGCTGGTCGACGAAGACAAGTACACACAGATGGAATTGGCCGAGATATTCTCAGTCTCCCGGACGACTATCTATCGTGAGATCAAAAGACGCGCTGCGACGACGAGATCCTGAACCCGCTACCGCGTAAGCCTGCTGCGGAACAGCAGATACACAAAGTATGGCGCACCGAGCAATGCGGTCAGCAGACCCGCCGGAAGCTGCGCCGGAGCGATCATCGTCCGGCCGATCATGTCGCCCACACACACCAGCAACGCGCCCAGCAGCATCGCCGTCGGGATCGCGAGCTTATGCCTCGAACCCACCAGCGCACGGGCGGCATGCGGCGCCACCAGCCCCACGAACCCAATGACACCGATCCCGGCCACCGAAGACCCCGTCAGCACCACTGCACAGACCAACAGGATCAGCCGCGACCGCGGAACCGCAATCCCGAGCAGCTTGGGAGTGTCCTCATCGAGGGCCAGCAGGTCCTGAGCCCGGTGCAGCGACCCAATGATCGGTACAGTCAACAACAAAGCAACCGCCATCGGAATCAGATGGTCCATCGATCGGCCGTAGGTGGACCCGGACAGCCAGGTCAGCGCCTTCGCCTCGTTCCACGGGTCCGTAAGCACAATGAGCAGAGTGATCGCGGCCATGGCAGCAGCCGAAACCCCGATCCCCACCAGCACAAACCGGTCAGTCTGGAGCCCGCCACGGAAAGCCAGACCGAAGACGACGGCGGCAGCCACCGCCGCTCCCACACCGGCCGCCCCAGCGATCAGCCAGAACCCGGCCAGCGGGACGAAGGTGATGACAGCGATCGCGCCAATCCCGGCACCCCCGGACACTCCGATGATCGACGGCTCCGCCAACGGGTTCCGGCTCACCGCCTGGATCGCCGTCCCGGCCAGCGCCAGCGATGCACCGGCGAGCAGCGCCGCCCCAACACGCGGGAAGCGCGCGTCCATCACACTCGACACCACCGGTCCGGCCTGACCCGAAATCCAATTGGCAACGTCCCCCAGCAGCAGCTTCGCGTCACCGAGGAGGAGCCCGGCAACGGTGCCCGCAACGAGCAGAAGGGCAAGCAACACCACGACGACGGCGCCCGCACCCGGGCGCGTTCCCCCCAGGGACACTGAGCGCGCCTCCCGCGTGGGCCCCGAGGTCCGCATCCGATGCGCAAGGATCACAAGGAAGACCGCACCGAACATGGTGGTCACCACACCCGTCGGTACTTCCACAGCGCTCTGCGCCCCGACCAGCGCGCGCAGCAGGACGTCCGCGCCGAGGACGAGGAAGATGCCCATAAGGGCTGACGCGAGGATGAGTGCAACGTGCCGGTGAAGTCCCGGAATCTTCGCGGCGGCGAGCCGGACAATGGCGGGCGCGGCGAGGCCGACAAAACCGATCGGGCCCGAAATGGTGACCGCCGCGGCCGCGAGCAGGACGGCGAGCACAATCGCCAGCACCTGCGTCCCACGGACGTTGATCCCCAGCACCCGCGCCTGGTCATCCCCGAGGGTGAGCAGATCCAGTGAGCGCGATTTCAGGAGCAGGATGACCAGCACCACGCCGATCAGCGGGGCGAGGACCACGAACTTGTCCATCCCGCTCTGCCCGAGGGAACCTGCGCCCCACGCGAACAGTCCGCGCGTCTCCTGGGCGAAGAGGATGAGGAGGGTCTGGGTCAGGGCGGCAAACGCCAGCGCGATGGCTGATCCCGCGAGGACCAGCCGCACGCTGCCGGACTGGCCGGAGCCCGCCAGTGCCAGCACCAGGGCTGCCGCGCCAATCCCGCCGAGGAAAGCCACGCCGACGGCGCCGAGCAGCGGAACCTGCAAGCCAACCGCCGCGACAGCCACGATGGCCAGGTGCGCACCGGCATTGACGGCAAGTGTGTCGGGTGAGGCCAGTGCGTTGCGGGAGACGGACTGCATGATTACACCCGCCACCCCGAGTGCTACACCGACCAGAACTCCGGCTACGAGCCGCGGCACCCGGCTGGCGCCGACGATGGCGGCCGTCTCGGCGTCGTCGTTCCCTAGCAAGAGGCCCAGAATGTCCGCCGCATTGACCGTAGAGGTGCCCTGAGTGATGTGCACCAGCGCGAGGAGCGCGGTGGCCGTGCCGATGAGCAGGCCAAACACCGCAAGCCGGAACCCTGGCCTCGCGTCAGCAACCCGTTCAGCTGAGGAGGCGGCGCGGGTCAGAGTTTCCGGCGGCATAGTGCGTTTTACTTCTCGGTTACAGCGGAGACGGCCGCGTCGATAACCTGCTCCATCGACGTCGGTCCACCGAACATCCAGATCGAGTCGGGGAAGCGCTGCACGTTGCCGGCTTCCACGAACGGCAGGGACTTCCAGATAGCGTTGTCCGCGAGCTCGTCCTGGTAGGGGTCGCCGAAGGTGTCATTGGCGATGTACCAGAAGCGGGTGTCCTCGGGGAGCGCGGTGAGGCCCTCGACATCGGTCTGTGCGAGGCCGTACACCGGATCACCTTCCTGCTCCCACGCGTTCTCGAAACCGATCTCGGCGAGCACATCGGACACCAGTGACCCGGTGGCAAACGGGCGGATGGAGACGCTGCCCGCGTCAACGTACGCGTCCGAGAAGGCAACCGGAGCGCCTGCTGCACCGGCTTCCCCGACGGCCGCGTTTCCCTCTGCAACCTTGGCCTCAAAGTTCGCCTTGAGCTCTGCTGCCTGATCCCCGGTTCCGGTGGCCTTCGCGATGAGGTCCAGGTTCTCGAACATCTGGCCGATATTGTCGGCAGCGTCTCCGCCCGGAACCACGATCACCGGAATGGTCTTCTCAATCTGCTCGATGGCGCCTTCAACCAGCTGGTCGGTGACCAGTACCAGATCGGGTTCAAGGGCAACGAGGGAGTCGATGCTCGGTTCTCCGCGGAGGCCGATGTCCGTCACGGTGTCATCCAGCGGAGCGGAGCTCACCCACGTGTTGTAGCCCTCGATGTCCGAGACGCCCACCGGCATGACGCCGAGGGATACGAGGTTTTCAACGACGTTCCACTCGGTGCCGGCGACACGCTGGGCGGGTCCGTCGAGGACAACTTCCTTGCCTCGGGCGTCGGTGATGGTGATGGACTCACCCGATGCTGCAGCAGATTCTTCCGTGCTGCCCGCTGCGTCTTCGGTGGTGCCGCAGGCGGAGAGCGCGAGCATGGCAACTGCCGCGAGGGCAGCGAGGATCTTCGGTTGTTTCATGGGGGTCATTTCTCTGCGGGCGCGATAGGCGCGTTCGATGGGTTGAACGGGAAATTAGGAAGCTTGCAGGACAGTGGCCGAATGATTGCCGACGGCGTTATGGCGCCCCACGGCGCGGGTATGGACAGTGCCGCCGGAGATGGTGACATCCACCCGCACGCCGTAGGCGGCCGAGAGGTTCTCCGCCGTGAGCACCTCAAGCGGAGTTCCCTGGGCGAGCACGGCGCCGCTCTCGAGAAGCACCACGTGGTCAGCGATCGCCGCCGCCTGGTCCAGATCATGGAGCACGACGCCGACAGTCACCCCGTGATGGCTCGCCAGGTCCCGGACGACGTCGAGAATTTCCACCTGGTAGCGGAGGTCGAGGTACGTGGTGGGCTCATCGAGGAGCAGCACCCCGGTGTCCTGGGCAAGACAACTGGCGAGCCAGACGCGCTGCAATTGCCCGCCGGACAGGGCGGCCACCGGCCGGTCGGCGAGCTCCGCGGTACGGCTGAGCTCCATCGCATGGGCGACGAAGGCGGCGCCCCGCGCATCCGTGCCGGACCAGCGGGCACGGTGCGGGTGACGGCCGAAGTCCACCACTTCGCGCACAGTGATGCCCGCAGGTACGGGCCGGCTCTGGGCCAGGAGGGTGATCTTCCGGGCGAATTCCTTCGGTGACAGCGCAAACACGTCGGCGCCGTCGGAAGTGGTGACGCTGCCAGCGTCTGCGGTGTGCAGGCGGGCAATGGTGCGCAGCAGGGTCGATTTCCCGCTGCCATTCGGCCCGATCAACGCCGTGACCGCCCCTGGCTTGAGCGCAAACGAGACGTCCTGCACCGCGGGCTGGCGGCCATAGGAGATGCTGACGCCATCGATATCGAGGCCGCCGGGCGCGGTGCGGAACACAGGTTCAGTAAGGGTCACCCCATTAAGGTAAGGCGATCCTTAGTGATCTGACAAACATTACGCAACAGAAGCGTTGCGTAATTGCGGCATCAGCGGATTACCGCGTACCAGATCAACAGCATGGTCACGAAGAACCCGGTCACATAGTTCAGCCACAGGAACCGTTCCCAACCGCGGTGGGCGAGCTCGGCGTCGTCGTCCTCCAATGAACCAAAGGGGACGATATTGACCACGTACAGCAGAACCAGGAAGGAGGCCAACGGCCCCGGCCACGGAGTGAAGAGCAGGAGAGCACCGCTGACCAGATAGGAGGCGATGGCAAACCTCACGGTCGCCCGGCCACCGGTCACCGTCGCAATGGAGGCGATACCGCCGGCCCGGTCAGCCACGACGTCCTGCACCGCGCCGAACGCCTGGCTCGCCACGCCCCACAGGAAAAACGAGGCCAGCAGTGCCCACAGCGCCGGCGTGAACTCGGCCTGCGCCAGCACCAGCCCATAGACTGCCGGGCTGACAAAGTGCGTGCTTGAGGTGAGTGAGTCCAGGAAGGGGCGTTCCTTGAAACGGAGTTTCGGAGCGCTGTACGCAATCACCGCGAAGACACTGATGGCCAGCACCAGCCAGGACAACGGCCCGCCCAGCAAAACCAATGCCACGAGGAACGGCACATTCGTGGCGATCGCCGCGCGGAGGGTGGTCGCGTGCATGGTGCGGTCGAGCACGGCCCCTTCCACGCCGCCCTTGCGCGGATTCCGGAGGTCCGACTCGTAGTCGAACACGTCATTGATCCCGTACATCGCCAGGTTGTAGGGGATCAGGAAGTAGAGCGTTCCAAGAATCCAGGCGAGGTCGATCTGCCCGGCGGTCAGCACGTAAGCGGCCGCGAACGGAAACGCCGTGTTCACCCAGGACAGCGGGCGCGAGGACACCAGCAGGGTGGAAAGGGTCTTCATGGCTGCCGCTTCCCCGCGCGTTTGCCGAGCAGGATCCACAGCGCGGGCAGTAGAAGCACCGCGGCCACGGGGTAGGCGAAGTCCTCAATCGGAGCGAACCCGATGTAGACGCCGGAGATCAGCTCCCGGTCATAACTGAAGAGCCCGAACGCGATCATCATGCTGTCAAACACAGCGGTGAGAATCAGGACGACGACGGCAGCGGCACCTGCCGCAACGAGTGCAGTCCCGCGTCTGCCGTCCTTCAACGCAGCCGCTGCGAGGCCGCCGACAAGAAGCGCCGGAAGGAGGAACACCGCATTGAGGGCCCAGTAGGTCACGGCTGCCCTCCCGGCTCGTCCGACAGTTGCCGTGCGCCCCGGGGACTGCTGTTGCGCTCCGCGATGATCCGCCGGAACCACAGGAACAGGTTCATGACCAGATAACACAGGAAGGCGAGAAAGATCGGTTCCTCCAACGGCAACTCCGGCGCGAGCATCACCCCCGTCATCGCGGTGGCGCCCCGGTAGAAGATTCCGAGCCCTATTCCCGCGAGGTCCCACACGAGGAAGAACAGCACTCCGGTGACAAGAACGACGGCGGCCCGGCGGGGATCGTCCCAGAAGAAAAGGCGGAGGCGCTGGTCGAGAAGCATCATGCAGCCCAGCGAGACCAGCAGGAACAGCAGATAGGCAGCGCCCATCACGTGACCGTGTTTTCGCGGACCCTGCCGGCCCGCAGCGGCACGGGAAGCGGGCCGGTACTCAGGTCCCTGCGCAGCCGCTTGATCACCAGTTCGGCACTGATCAGGCACATCGGGATCCCGATGCCGGGGATGGTGGAGCCGCCCGCGTAGTACAGGCCCTGGACCTTGCGGCTGACATTGCCCGCGCGGAAGAACGCGCTCTGCTGCAGCGTGTGGGCCGGGCCAAGCGAGGTCCCCTTCCACGAGTGGTAGTCCCGCTCGAAGTCCGCCGGACCGTAGCTGCGCCGGAGCACTATGCGGTCCGCGAGGTCCGGGATGCCGGCCCATTCGCCGAGCTGTTCGATGACGGCATCCGCGACGCGCTCGATGCGCTCGCCGCCCGCACCTCCCAGGCTGGGATCCGCCGGAATCGGGACCAGGACAAAGACGTTCTCGTGTCCGTCCGGTGCCACCGTGGGATCCGTGGCACTCGGTTTGCACACATACATGGACGCGGGCGTGGGAATGAAGGGAGTCCGTCCGAAGATCGCGCGGAAGTTTTCCTCCCAGTCACCGGTGAACAGCAGTGTGTGGTGCTGCAGTTCAGGCAGCTCTCCGCGGACGCCCAGGTAGAGCAGCAGGGCGCTGGGTCCGGCTGTGCTGCGGTTCCAGTAACGCTGGGGGTAGGTCTGCAGCTCGCGGGGGAGCAGCGTGGTTTCGGTATGGTGAAGGTCCGCTGCGGAGACGACGACGTCGGCGGCGATGGTTCGCTCCGCCCCGTCAGCCGAGCGGTAGCTCACCCCGCGTACGGCTGCGGGACGCTTGCGGGATGCCGTGGCGGTGGTGTCGATCCCGGTGACCTCGGCACCCGTGGTGATGGTGACGCCGGCTTTTCGGGCCAGGCCCTCCAGTGCGTCCACCAGCCGGGTGAACCCGCCCATGGGATAGAGCACGCCGTCGTCGAGGTCCAGGTGGCTCATCAGGTGGTACATGCTCGGCGCCGTGAACGGCGAGGTCCCGAGGAACACCGCAGGGTATTCGAGGATCTGCTGCAGCCGCGGGTCGCTCACATAACGGCGCGCGTAGTTGTGGAGCGGTTCCAGCAGCAGGCGGCCGAGCCGCGGCAGGCGCCCGAGCACGTCCGGCGTCAGCAGCGAAGTGAACGATTCGAAGGTCGAGTAGAGGAACCGGCGGGTGGCCATGGTGTAGGTGTCCGCAGCGGAATCAAGGTACTGCTCCAGCTTCGCGCCGGCACCCGGTTCCAGCCGCTCGAAGAGCTCCACCACCCGGTGCCGCTCGGCGGGAACATCAACGGGTTCGGGGTACCCCTCGGACAGGAGCCGGTAGCCCGGATCGAGCTTCACGAGGTCCAGCTGCTCATCGGCCGAGGTGCCCAGCAGCCGGAAATAGTGGTCGATCACCTCCGGCATGAGGTACCAGGAGGGGCCCGCGTCGAACCGGAAGCCGTCCTCGCTCCAGGAGCCGGCCCTGCCGCCCACGGCGTCCTGCTTTTCCAGCACCGTGACGGAATGGCCCTCCGTGGCCAACAGCGCCGCGGTTGCCAGTCCGCTGATACCGCCACCGATGACGACGACGGCGCGTCCGGACGGTGTGCGTGCCTTCACTGTGCCTCCACGCGGGACGGATCCGGGCTGGAGGGTTCCAGCCCGCGCTTGCCGGTGAGGACAGCGGCCGCGATCCGCAGCTTCACCGTGTTGGGCACGCTGATCCGTGTGCGCATCAGTTCCGAGGCAGGGGTTGCGCGGATGCGTCCGGCCAGTTCGGCGAAGAGTTCCTGCGCCAGCGCCACGGCTCTGCGGCTGGACGGCGGCAATCCGCGAAGCACGGCGCGGGATTCGCGCAGATCGTGCTCGATATCCGCAAGCAGCCGTTCCTTGTGCGCCTCGTCGAAGTTGGCGGGGGAGACGTCCGGAAAGTAGCTGCGGCCAAGCGACTCGAAGTCTTCGGCGAGGTCCCGGAGGAAGTTGACCTTCTGGAAGGCAGCACCGAGGTGCCGGGCGCCGCGCTCAAGCCTCGCGGTTTCCTCCGCGCTCACGGCGTGCCCGTCGAGGAAGCACTTCAGGCACATCAGCCCGACTACCTCCGCGGATCCGTAGACGTACACGGCGAAGGACTCGGGTGTGTGTTCCGCCTGCTCGAGGTCCGCACGCATGGAGGCAAAGAACGGGCAGGTCAGGTCAGTGCCGATCCCGGTGCGGCGGGCAGTGTGGGCAAAGGCGTGAACTACCAGGTTGGTGCTGTACCCGCTGCTCAGTGCGCGTTCGGTCTCGCGTTCAAACTCGTCAAGCTGGCGCCGGGTCTCCTCAGGAGTCAGTCCCGCGGCGGAGGTGACGCCGTCGACAATCTCATCAGCAACCCGCACCAGCGCGTACACGGACTCCACCTGGCGCCGCACGCTGCCCTCGAACAACCGGGAAGCCAACCCGAAGGAGGTCGAGTAGGAGCGCAGCACCACCGCGGAGGACTTCAGGGCCGCGGCCGTGTAATCAGCGAGCGCATCGCGGTCCCGGCTCACGCCCGGACCCTTTCGCTGACGACGTCGGTGATGGGCGCCAGACCATCGCGGAGGGCCTGCGGTACATACGGTTCCACGAGGGCCTGCAGCGCCCGCTCGGTCAGATCGGCGGCAAGACGGGTGGCCTGGTCACGCGCACCGGATTCAATCAGCAGCTCGCGGACCTCCGCCGCACCGGAGGCGGTCAGGTCCGCATCCGCCAGCAGCGCAGCGATCCGGGGCCACTGCGGCTGGTCCGCGGCGTAGGAGATCAGCGCCGTGCGTTTGCCCTCGCGCAGGTCACTCCAGCCCACTTTGCCCGTGCGGCTCTCGTCGCCGAAGACGCCGATCAGGTCATCGGCCACCTGGTACGCAATCCCGATGCACCGGCCGAACTCTCCCAGCGCGTTCACCAGCAGGTGATCGCCGCCGGCAAGCACAGCGCCGGCCTGCAGCGGCGCTTCGAAGGAATAGACAGCCGTTTTCAGCCGGGCCATGTCGAGCACTTCCTCGACGGGCTGCGGTGTTGGATCAAAAGGAGCTAGCACATCAAGTAGTTCGCCGGCCGCGGACGCAAAGATGGCTTCATCGAGAAGATCTCCCAACCGCTGCCGGGTAGCGAGGTCTGTGTCCACCTCGCCGAGCAGCCGGTAGGCGTTGGAGAGCGCCAGATCACCGGCGATCACTCCGACGGACAGCCCGGCGTGCTCGGCCCGCGAGGGACTGCTTCCCTGCGCGGCGGCGAGGTTGCGGTACGTCCCTGAGACGTTGGGTACTCCGCGGCGGGCGAAGTCCCGGTCCACGACGTCGTCGTGCACGATCAGCGAGGTGTGGAGGAGTTCGAAGGACGCGGCGACGGTTGCCGCCGTGGTCCTTTCAGTTCCGCCCAGCAGGCTGTAGACGGTCATCACGAGGCGGGGGCGGAATCGCTTGCCTCCCACGGTGCACGTTTCGAGGTGCTCCCACATGGTGCGGTAATCGGGGTGCATCGCTTCGGCGCGGGATTTGGACCGGGCGAAGAAGGACGTCAGGACGTCATCCACCAGCTGGCTGTCGGTGGATCCAGCCAGTGTGATCTCCTTGTCCATAGGTAAAGTAAACACGCGTCACCCATTGGAGGGAAATGAACCGCACCGCAGAGCTCGTTGTCCTGGCGGCCGACGACGGAACGCCCGTCGGCACGGCGGACAAGGCGACGGTCCATTCCACCTCCACGCCGCTGCATCTGGCCTTCTCCACGCATGTGTATGACGACGACGGCCGCATCCTGATCACGCGCCGCGCGCTATCCAAGCGCACCTGGCCGGGCGTGTGGACCAACTCGTTCTGCGGCCACCCGAGCCCGGGTGAGGCAACTGAAGATGCCGTGGCGCGCCGCGCGGACCACGAGCTGGGGTTGCGGCTGGATCTGGTGGAACTGCGGCTTCCGGACTTTCGGTACCGGGCCGTGGATGCGTCGGGCGTGGTGGAAAACGAAATCTGCCCGGTCTACAGCGCACGCGCCGTTTCCCCGGTAAACCCCCGCGCGGATGAGGTGATGCAGGTGCAGTGGGCGGACCCCCTGCAGCTAACGGCCGCCGTCGCCGCCGCGCCCTGGGCCTTCAGCCCGTGGCTGACCCTGCAGCTTCCGCTGCTCTATCCCGAACGGTTCCCTGCCTCCGCCTGATCCCCTGCCCCAGTCCGATGCCCGGTCACGAGCCTGACTCCGGTCACGAGCTCGGTGCCCGACGACGGCGCTCCCGGTTCTCGTGCAGTGTCCAGCTCCAGCGTTCCCATGGCGGTGCCTGCCGCCAGTGCAGGGCCAGCGTGTGAACGGCCCGCGTGAAACGCAGCCGGGCCTTCCGGCCGCCCTCGAGTGCACGCGCGGAAATCCCCACCTTGAGTGACCGGTCGTACGCCGTGCGTTGGGTGGGGTACAGCGCGAAGCCGAAGTCGACGTCGTCGTGCACTTCCGCGTCATCGCGGTGGATCCGGGAACGCACGCTCTCCCAATCCGTGCGCCGGAAGGCGCAGTTGGAACCGAAGGGCGGCCAATGGCCGATGGCCAGCCCCATCGACAGGAAATAGCCCTGCATATAGGCGACGGCGGCGATGCGGGCGCGGAGGGGAGTGGTGCCGTAGAACACGCCGGGACCGGTGAGGACCGCGAGGTCCGGTTCCGCGTCGAAGCGGTCTGCGATGCGTTGGAGCCAGTCAGCGGGCGGGATGGTGTCGGCGTCGCAGCGGACAATGATGCTGCCGAGCGCGGCGTCGTAGCCGGTGGAGGCAGCAGCAGCGATCCCGGGCACCGGCTCCGTCAGCACACGGGCACCGAAGCGGACAGCCACCTCCGCGCTGTCGTCGGTGGAATTGTTGTCCACCACGATGACCTCGAGCGGGGCCGTTGTCTGCGCGGCGAGTGCTTCAAGGCAGCGAGTCAGGGGACCGGCGTCGTCCTTGCAGGGAATCACCACGGACAGGGACGGCATGTGCTGATCCTAATGGCTAGGCTTGGATTCATGATCGCCGACCTCATCCGCCGGCCGGCTACGCACGCCGAAGTCGCAGCGGACGGCGTGCGGGCCGCAGCCGTACTCAGCACCATTGTGATGGTGTTCTGGTGGGGGCCGGTGGATGTCGCGGTGTTCTTCCTCGCGCTCGGGGGGCTCACCCTCTCCCGCTATGCGCGTCCGCATCCGGTGTTCGATGCCGTCTACGGGTGCGCGCTGATGTTCGCCTGCTGGAGCAGCGTGCTGAATGTGTATGAGCTGATTTCCTGGTGGGACCTGCTGGTGCACTGCGTCTGCACCGGGCCCGTGGCCGGCATGGCGTATGTGCTTGCATCGCACGTGGGGGTGTTGCCTGCCGCCGGACACACGCGCCGGGACCGGGTGGGCGTGGTGCTGCAGGTGGTGCTTCTCGGCATTGCGCTCAGCGTCCTCTGGGAGTTCGCCGAGTGGGCCGGTGATGCCTGGGTGACTGAGGATATCTATGTCACCTATGCGGACACCATGGGTGACCTCGCCGTTGCCACCCTCGGGTCACTCGCGGCCGGAATCTTCCTCGCCGCGCTCACCCGGGAGCGGCAGCCCACCCTGCATAATTAGCGCACCGTTGCGCCGGTGATACGCCGGTGCTCATTGCTGATCCTCTTCCTCGGCGCGGTCGATGGCCTTTCCGAGCCGATCGCGCTCCTTGCGGATCCAGCTTCCGCCCCCATAGTTCTGCATGAAGGACTCGGCGAACTCGGTTGGATCCGTGCCCACCACGTTCCGGATGGGCGTGC belongs to Arthrobacter tumbae and includes:
- a CDS encoding glycosyltransferase family 2 protein; the encoded protein is MPSLSVVIPCKDDAGPLTRCLEALAAQTTAPLEVIVVDNNSTDDSAEVAVRFGARVLTEPVPGIAAAASTGYDAALGSIIVRCDADTIPPADWLQRIADRFDAEPDLAVLTGPGVFYGTTPLRARIAAVAYMQGYFLSMGLAIGHWPPFGSNCAFRRTDWESVRSRIHRDDAEVHDDVDFGFALYPTQRTAYDRSLKVGISARALEGGRKARLRFTRAVHTLALHWRQAPPWERWSWTLHENRERRRRAPSS